GCACTAACGCAGATTTCCCAATGCCAGCAAAGCCAGATACCAACATCATTTCAACTTGGAATTTTGGGTTGCCCGCTTGTTCCCTTTGTGAAGTTGTTTCTGAATTGTTTGGTAAAGCAGCAACGGGATTTGACTCTGGAGACGCTACACGATTGTCCTCCGGACACGCTACACGATCAAACGCCGCCAGTAACATTGCAACTTCCTTATCCCTTCCATACAGTTTTTGGGGAATTTGAAACCGATCGCAAACGTCTTGAAGCGCCAGTTGAATGCTAGAGATTTGACCGATTTCTTCTAATTGTTCAGCACAGATTTCTAAATCCGCTTTGATGCCCCAGGCACTTTGATAGCGATTTTCAGCATTTTTCGCCATCAGTTTGAGAATGATATCTGAAACTGGCTTGGGAATCGTTGTATTTATTTCATTAGGCGGAATAGGATGTTTGGCAATAGACCAGTCCTAAATATAATCTAGGTGCAAAAAAATGGTAGAACGGAGATTTGAGCGTCTACCGTTGGTCTACCATAATGAAAAATCCACTTCATTATATACATACGTATCCACTCCGAACCAAGCACATACTAGGAATTGCCTACGACCAATTTCTGTTGTTAGTACAACAAGCCAAATTAATAAATCAAGAACAACTTGCCGAAGTAGAACGTAAAAAAGTTCGTGTTAACGCACCTGGAGGGGGACGCAAACCAAAACTAACTCTTGAAGAATCAGTGTGTCTCTGTCTTTTTTACTTGAGACAAATGCCTACATTTGAAATTTTAGGAATTCACTTTGATGTTTCAAAAACAGAGGCGAATGATACTTTTCATTATTGGATAAAAATCTTGCGAGTAATTTTGCCTTCTAGCTTACTAGAACAAGTGGAAGCTCAAGAGAGTGAGATGATGATTGTACAAGAATTATTGACCGAATTTGAGTTAATTGTGGATAGCATGGAGCAGCCCAGAGAAAGGCCCAGAGACAACAAGGAACAAAAAAAATATTTTTCTGGTAAGAAGAAGCAACATACCTTTAAAAACCAAGTTGTGTCTATGCCCGAAGCCAAAGAAATTGTAGATGTGGTAGTAGGAGTTAAGGGGCCAACGAGTGATATTTCTTTGTTTCGTAAGCAGCAGCAGAAGTTTGCTGCCGAACAATCATTTCAAGGCGATAAAGCCTATATAGGTGGTACGAATATCTCTACCCCTCATAAAAAACCTCGAAATGGGAAATTAACTGCTGAACAAAAGGAAGAAAATAAAGTCTTTTCTAGCAATCGAGTTTTTGTCGAACATATAATTAGGGTTATCAAGATTTTTCGGGTAGCATCAGAGAGATTTCGTCTTCATCCAGATACATATGAACAGGTAATTTTAACTGTGTGTGGTCTAGTTAGGTTAAGAATTAGTTCTCTGATTTTACCTGGTTTATCCTAGTTATTAAAAATAGGTTTGTTATGGATTAATTATCGATTTTTTTCCGGGCTATACTATCAGTAACTGTCTCTAGCCCTCATTCTTACGTTGACTCTGGCTTTCCCTGAAACCATCTCTAAGCCAGATACAGAATGCTTTTTAAATTTTCGGACAAGTCTAATATGACAATGGACTAGCTCCAGCACGTCTGTGGTGGGAAATGGTAGTTGTCCGGTGAGCAGTTCGTAAAATGTCACGCCCAGCGAGTAGAAATCAGTCCGGTAATCGAGCAAACGGTTCATCCGCCCTGTTTGCTCTGGAGACAGGTAGGCGAGGGTTCCTTCTAAAACATGAGGGTTCTTGAAAGTCGGATTCGTGCGGTTAAATTGGGTGGCAATTCCAAAGTCAATAATTTTGATAACGCCAGTATCTAAATTGAGAACTATGTTTCCAGGGTTGATATCTTTATGGATGACATTGGCTGCATGGATTTTGCCTAGAATATCGCTTATAGCGATCGCAAAACCTAGAAAAGTAGATAAAGACATGGGGCAGAAAATATCTAGACGCTTGTGCATCCATTTCTCTAGGGACTCTCCCCCAAAATCTTCTAAGAGAATCACCAGAGTGCGTTGATAGTCTTGCTGACTGTATGCCTTCACCACTCCCTCCAAGTTGAGGGAACGGGTAATTTTATATTCCTGTCTGTAGCGGGTTAGTTCTTGGGGAGAGGGATAATCAAGCTTTAGCATTTTTACGATGAGCGCTACTCCATCGTCTCTGATGCCCCGGTACACTAGAGAATTGGAACTTTCGTAGATATTGTCTTGGATGTTAATACCAGGTAGAGCAATCATAGGGTAACTCTCAAGACTATAATCTGGCATACCTCAAACTATACAGCAATCCAGCTAAACCTCGTCCATTTTGAGAACTGGAGTTTTCCAAGAAAATATATTATTGTGAATAAATGGGTGTAGTTGAGAGTGAAGCAGGGATGCTCAAAGTAGAATGCGCTCGCTCGAATCAGAGTAGCTCAATACTCAGAGAAGAAGCGTTGAAAGCAAATCATGCTCGTAGTCGTGAGCGTTTGATGGCTCTGTACGAGGTATGTAATGGAAAAAGTGCGACACAGGTAGGTAGAGAAACGGGACGTAACCCTCAAACAGTAATGGAGTGGGTACATCGTTACAATCAAACAGGTATGTCCGCAC
This genomic interval from Nostoc flagelliforme CCNUN1 contains the following:
- a CDS encoding transposase family protein, whose amino-acid sequence is MKNPLHYIHTYPLRTKHILGIAYDQFLLLVQQAKLINQEQLAEVERKKVRVNAPGGGRKPKLTLEESVCLCLFYLRQMPTFEILGIHFDVSKTEANDTFHYWIKILRVILPSSLLEQVEAQESEMMIVQELLTEFELIVDSMEQPRERPRDNKEQKKYFSGKKKQHTFKNQVVSMPEAKEIVDVVVGVKGPTSDISLFRKQQQKFAAEQSFQGDKAYIGGTNISTPHKKPRNGKLTAEQKEENKVFSSNRVFVEHIIRVIKIFRVASERFRLHPDTYEQVILTVCGLVRLRISSLILPGLS
- a CDS encoding helix-turn-helix domain-containing protein — protein: MGVVESEAGMLKVECARSNQSSSILREEALKANHARSRERLMALYEVCNGKSATQVGRETGRNPQTVMEWVHRYNQTGMSALEYQHTGGHPPFFPQG